One part of the Sorangiineae bacterium MSr11954 genome encodes these proteins:
- the asnS gene encoding asparagine--tRNA ligase: MSHVVPVAELSQQVGQEVTVRGWLYNKRSSKNVHFLELRDGTGIVQTVVFKGNVTPELFQLAEGLGQESSIEATGLVKEHGKLKGTYELDAKDVRVIAHVARQYPISPKEHGTDFLMDNRHLWLRSKRQHAILRIRHTIIKAVRDFFDGRGFTLVDAPIFTPNACEGTSTLFETDYHGEPAYLTQSGQLYMEAAAAAVGKAYCFGPTFRAEKSKTRRHLAEFWMVEPEVAFLDLEGDMKLGEDFITYIVERVLETRAEELKICERDTTFLEKVKTPFPRITYHEAIKILQENGHPEAKVGDDFGGDEETVISNKFDRPLIVHRYPSDIKAFYFKRDPGNEALALNMDILAPEGYGEIIGGGQREDSLERLEAAIGHHKLPMEAFEWYLDLRRYGSFPHAGFGLGIERTVSWICGLPHVRETIPFPRMLNRLAP, translated from the coding sequence ATGTCGCACGTCGTTCCCGTTGCCGAACTTTCGCAGCAGGTGGGCCAAGAAGTCACCGTCCGCGGTTGGCTTTACAACAAGCGCTCGAGCAAAAACGTTCACTTCCTCGAGCTGCGCGATGGCACCGGCATCGTGCAAACCGTCGTCTTCAAGGGGAATGTCACCCCCGAGCTCTTCCAGCTGGCCGAGGGGCTGGGGCAGGAGTCCAGCATCGAGGCCACGGGGCTCGTCAAAGAGCACGGCAAGCTGAAAGGCACGTACGAGCTCGACGCCAAGGACGTGCGGGTCATCGCCCACGTGGCGCGCCAGTACCCGATTTCGCCCAAGGAGCACGGGACCGATTTCCTCATGGACAACCGGCACCTCTGGCTGCGAAGCAAGCGTCAGCACGCGATCCTGCGCATCCGCCATACGATCATCAAAGCGGTGCGCGACTTCTTCGACGGGCGCGGCTTCACCTTGGTGGACGCCCCCATCTTCACGCCCAACGCGTGCGAGGGGACGAGCACCCTGTTCGAGACCGACTACCACGGCGAGCCGGCGTACCTCACCCAGTCGGGCCAGCTCTACATGGAGGCCGCGGCGGCCGCGGTGGGCAAGGCGTACTGTTTCGGGCCCACCTTCCGCGCCGAGAAGTCGAAGACGCGCCGGCACCTGGCGGAGTTCTGGATGGTGGAGCCCGAGGTGGCGTTCCTCGATCTGGAAGGCGACATGAAGCTGGGCGAGGACTTCATCACGTACATCGTGGAGCGCGTCCTCGAGACCCGCGCCGAGGAGCTCAAGATCTGCGAGCGCGACACGACCTTCCTGGAGAAGGTGAAGACGCCGTTCCCGCGCATCACGTACCACGAGGCCATCAAGATCCTGCAAGAGAACGGGCACCCGGAGGCCAAGGTGGGAGACGACTTCGGCGGCGACGAGGAGACGGTCATCTCGAACAAGTTCGACCGCCCGCTGATCGTGCACCGCTACCCGAGCGACATCAAAGCCTTCTACTTCAAGCGCGATCCCGGGAACGAGGCGCTGGCGCTCAACATGGACATCCTGGCGCCCGAGGGCTACGGCGAAATCATCGGCGGCGGGCAGCGCGAAGATAGCCTCGAGCGCTTGGAGGCAGCCATCGGCCACCACAAGCTGCCCATGGAAGCCTTCGAGTGGTACCTCGACCTCCGCCGCTACGGGAGCTTTCCGCACGCGGGGTTCGGGCTCGGCATCGAGCGCACCGTGTCGTGGATCTGCGGGCTGCCGCACGTGCGGGAGACGATCCCGTTCCCGCGTATGCTCAATCGGCTGGCGCCCTAA
- a CDS encoding glycogen synthase → MPRPLRLLMVSSEVETFARTGGLGDVVLGVSRALGARGVDVAIVTPLYGTTRIPSDDVHRWYGTVPARVGWGADDVRYPGVVEVRLAPNVRVFLVDDPGLFLRDGIYEDAFGTFGDNELRFATMSRAALSIAERLWGGTGPDRGPDVIHAHDWHATFALLYARLTMGQAWADVPTVFTIHNLAYQGVLGFDSLDRLALPRGAYHPGCLEHGGLVNLLKGAMSVADRVTTVSPTYAREILQPSGGFQLHHFLRSLSYKTAGILNGIDIQSFDPSRDGAIAANYHADDFAPGRARCKEALVHELGLGDPNAPLFSLVSRLTHQKGIDLLLPIVGNLLEGGARIALVGTGERALERALHALGARYPGRVAARVAFDEKLARRIYAGTDFLLVPSRYEPCGLTQMYAMRYGAIPIVTDVGGLHDTVTPFSAVREEGTGFVAKNPDPLSLLIACDDALTAYSDREGFRRLIARAMHRDFSWTRSADEYLERIYRPITQLRAGL, encoded by the coding sequence ATGCCCCGACCGCTCCGTCTTCTCATGGTTTCGTCCGAGGTCGAAACGTTTGCCCGCACGGGCGGGCTGGGTGACGTCGTTCTCGGTGTGTCGCGGGCGCTGGGGGCCCGTGGGGTGGACGTGGCCATCGTCACGCCGCTCTACGGCACCACGCGCATCCCATCGGACGACGTGCACCGATGGTACGGCACCGTGCCCGCGCGGGTGGGCTGGGGCGCCGACGACGTGCGCTACCCGGGCGTGGTCGAGGTGCGGCTCGCCCCCAATGTGCGCGTCTTTTTGGTCGACGATCCCGGGCTTTTTCTGCGCGACGGCATCTACGAAGACGCGTTCGGCACCTTCGGCGACAACGAGCTCCGCTTCGCCACCATGTCGCGCGCCGCGCTCTCCATCGCCGAGCGCCTCTGGGGCGGCACCGGTCCCGATCGGGGGCCCGACGTCATCCACGCGCACGACTGGCACGCCACCTTTGCGCTGCTCTACGCGCGCCTCACCATGGGGCAGGCGTGGGCCGACGTTCCCACGGTGTTCACCATTCACAACCTCGCCTACCAGGGGGTGCTCGGCTTCGATTCGCTCGATCGGCTGGCGCTTCCGCGCGGGGCGTACCATCCCGGGTGTCTCGAGCACGGCGGCTTGGTGAACCTGCTCAAGGGCGCCATGTCGGTGGCCGATCGGGTCACCACCGTGAGCCCGACGTATGCGCGCGAGATCCTGCAGCCGAGCGGGGGCTTTCAGCTGCACCATTTTCTGCGGTCGCTCTCGTACAAAACCGCGGGCATCCTCAATGGCATCGACATCCAGAGCTTCGATCCGAGCCGCGACGGCGCCATCGCCGCGAACTACCACGCGGACGATTTTGCGCCCGGGCGCGCGCGCTGCAAAGAGGCGCTCGTTCACGAGCTGGGGCTGGGCGATCCGAACGCGCCGCTCTTCTCCCTCGTGTCGCGGCTGACGCATCAAAAAGGGATCGACCTTCTGCTCCCCATCGTGGGCAACTTGCTCGAGGGCGGCGCGCGCATCGCGCTGGTCGGGACGGGCGAGCGCGCGCTCGAACGTGCGCTCCATGCGCTGGGCGCGCGCTACCCGGGCCGGGTGGCGGCGCGGGTGGCCTTCGACGAGAAGCTGGCGCGCCGCATCTACGCGGGCACGGATTTTCTGCTCGTTCCATCGCGCTACGAGCCGTGCGGCCTCACCCAGATGTACGCCATGCGCTACGGCGCCATCCCCATCGTCACCGACGTGGGCGGCCTGCACGACACCGTCACCCCGTTCAGCGCCGTGCGCGAAGAGGGCACGGGCTTCGTCGCCAAGAACCCCGATCCGCTCTCGCTCCTCATCGCCTGCGACGACGCCCTCACGGCCTACTCCGACCGCGAAGGCTTCCGCCGTCTCATCGCCCGCGCCATGCACCGCGATTTTTCATGGACCCGCTCCGCCGACGAATATCTGGAGCGCATCTACCGCCCGATCACCCAACTGCGCGCAGGGCTTTAG
- a CDS encoding FHA domain-containing protein — protein MGVFDRIFGKGGYAQVARRAELRGDLARAAELWGLAGLPEETARVMILRGDAEVDPIIRRQHYLQAKSIAPDDHPVRAEARRKHALLTLSMAKDGAFSSARRQELLAAAQELEELAEPLQAADAYRLAADEEGEARALTQAGEIEKLESLLASEQDRQRRERARQQMAAEMDMMVAGGRRREALSAGQTWVATDSEDRMLRERCDTLRARRTKGSILRAVVEGHERLIAFGTEIVLGRTEGEILVASHAVSRRHLRIVREGSETFVMDVGSRNGTQLRGMRIAGRLAVGEGLELRLGNELPVRLSPAAEIEGATAVEVAGRRYLLPFGPAKLPVGDWQLEQGESEWIDLVTGEPRAFLGDAVLAARATLLVGDRIGRARGGPCVLEIAGEP, from the coding sequence GTGGGCGTTTTCGATCGAATTTTCGGCAAAGGAGGCTACGCGCAGGTGGCGCGAAGGGCCGAGCTGCGCGGGGATCTCGCGCGTGCAGCGGAGCTCTGGGGCCTGGCGGGTCTGCCGGAGGAGACCGCCCGCGTCATGATTCTCCGCGGCGACGCGGAGGTCGACCCCATCATCCGGCGCCAGCATTATTTGCAGGCGAAATCCATAGCCCCCGACGATCACCCGGTGCGCGCGGAGGCGCGGCGCAAGCACGCGCTCCTCACGTTGAGCATGGCCAAGGACGGCGCCTTTTCGTCCGCGCGCCGGCAGGAGCTGCTCGCCGCCGCCCAGGAGCTGGAGGAGCTCGCCGAGCCGCTGCAGGCGGCCGACGCCTATCGTTTGGCGGCCGACGAAGAGGGCGAGGCGCGCGCGTTGACGCAGGCGGGCGAGATTGAAAAGCTCGAGAGCTTGCTGGCGAGCGAGCAGGATCGCCAGCGGCGCGAGCGCGCACGGCAGCAGATGGCCGCCGAAATGGACATGATGGTCGCCGGAGGCCGCCGACGCGAAGCGTTATCGGCGGGGCAGACGTGGGTGGCCACCGACTCCGAGGATCGCATGCTGCGCGAGCGGTGCGATACCCTTCGCGCCCGGCGCACCAAAGGCTCCATTTTGCGCGCGGTCGTGGAGGGGCACGAGCGGCTCATCGCCTTTGGCACGGAGATCGTTCTGGGGCGCACGGAGGGTGAAATCCTGGTCGCATCGCACGCGGTGAGCCGGAGGCACCTGCGCATCGTTCGCGAGGGGAGCGAGACGTTCGTGATGGACGTGGGCAGCCGCAACGGCACCCAGCTTCGCGGCATGCGCATCGCCGGCCGGCTCGCGGTGGGCGAGGGGCTCGAGCTCCGGCTGGGCAACGAGCTGCCCGTGCGGCTCTCGCCGGCGGCGGAAATCGAGGGTGCCACGGCCGTCGAGGTGGCCGGGCGGCGCTACCTTTTGCCGTTTGGGCCGGCGAAGCTCCCGGTGGGCGATTGGCAGTTGGAGCAGGGCGAGTCGGAGTGGATCGATCTGGTGACGGGCGAACCGCGCGCCTTCCTCGGCGACGCGGTGCTCGCGGCGCGGGCCACGTTGTTGGTCGGTGATCGCATCGGCCGCGCGCGGGGAGGGCCGTGCGTGCTGGAGATCGCGGGCGAGCCATGA
- a CDS encoding protein kinase yields the protein MKEANRPPLPPEVARLLEVGRPGGPSIDDAMALLRQIRRTPHEARTLEELTIRHTASPLPEPLALAAASAAIDRGEPAAAFALLNEASSSGALMLRADLEADRGDTSAALALVERVLLRDIGHPGARERHLRLRQAMGLTSALDGGPGGWRGAQGARKERDARETTWIASEPDTPYVIHREVARGGSGVVYEAEDRDLGRRLALKMYHEPNRQREQLLHEARVAVALSGLAGPGIVRVFDVDPDRGWIALEWAGGGALRDRIGEGDRAALLPIERWALPLAATLARVHDAGWLHLDVKPANVLFARDNAPLLTDFGIARRQGEHPAAGSLGYASPERIAGAACDEREDVYGFGRLLEDVIQRLNTPDIVAQWTPLVSACVAPRMSRLSSAHAIAQRISEALAR from the coding sequence ATGAAGGAGGCGAACCGTCCGCCGCTCCCGCCCGAGGTGGCGCGCTTGCTCGAGGTGGGGCGCCCGGGCGGGCCATCCATCGACGATGCCATGGCGCTGCTTCGCCAGATTCGCCGCACACCGCACGAGGCGCGCACCTTGGAGGAGCTCACGATCCGCCACACCGCCTCGCCGCTCCCGGAGCCGCTCGCGTTGGCCGCCGCGTCGGCCGCCATCGATCGCGGCGAGCCGGCGGCCGCCTTTGCGCTCTTGAACGAGGCATCCTCGTCGGGCGCGCTCATGCTGCGCGCCGATCTCGAGGCCGATCGCGGCGACACCAGCGCCGCCCTGGCGCTCGTGGAGCGCGTGCTCCTTCGCGACATCGGCCACCCCGGCGCGCGCGAGCGCCACCTTCGACTTCGCCAGGCCATGGGGCTCACGTCCGCGCTGGACGGTGGCCCCGGAGGATGGCGCGGCGCCCAGGGCGCGCGCAAGGAGCGCGATGCGCGCGAGACCACGTGGATCGCCAGCGAGCCCGATACGCCGTACGTCATCCACCGCGAGGTCGCGCGCGGCGGCTCCGGGGTGGTGTACGAGGCCGAGGATCGCGATTTGGGAAGGCGGCTCGCGCTCAAGATGTACCACGAGCCGAATCGGCAACGGGAGCAGCTGCTGCACGAGGCGCGGGTCGCGGTGGCGCTGTCGGGCCTCGCGGGGCCGGGCATCGTGCGCGTGTTCGACGTGGATCCGGATCGCGGCTGGATCGCGCTCGAGTGGGCCGGGGGCGGCGCGCTGCGCGATCGCATCGGCGAGGGCGATCGCGCCGCGCTGCTCCCTATCGAACGATGGGCGCTGCCGCTCGCGGCCACCCTGGCGCGCGTTCACGATGCCGGCTGGCTTCACCTCGACGTCAAGCCGGCCAACGTTTTGTTCGCGCGCGACAACGCGCCGCTCCTCACCGACTTCGGGATCGCGCGCCGCCAAGGTGAGCACCCCGCCGCGGGGAGCCTGGGCTATGCCTCGCCGGAGCGCATCGCCGGCGCCGCATGCGACGAGCGTGAGGACGTGTATGGCTTTGGGCGACTGCTCGAAGATGTGATCCAACGCCTGAATACACCCGACATCGTCGCGCAATGGACGCCGCTCGTTTCGGCCTGCGTGGCACCGCGAATGTCGCGGCTCTCCTCGGCCCACGCCATCGCGCAGCGCATTTCCGAAGCGCTGGCGCGCTGA
- a CDS encoding ammonium transporter — MTPALALFYAGMVRRKNVLATLMHSMAAIPVLSLKWCLFGYSLAFGPTKFGLIGGLDFIGLRGLASDVHGTVPTLAFVAFQMMFAVITPALISGAFAERMKFTSYLVFVLLWSTFVYDPVAHWVWADGGWLFKMGALDFAGGTVVHLSAGVSALACAIVVGKRYGYPHRKPMPHNLTMTLTGAGLLWFGWFGFNAGSALSSGALAALAFVTTQLGAAGGAVSWVLVESLHRGKPTALGVASGLVAGLVAITPAAGFVAPWAAILIGLAAGGICYAAVLQKDRLGYDDSLDAFGIHGVGGLAGALLTGVFAQKSLNEAGNDGALFGNVHVLTTQLIGCGVTMVYAFALTFGILKLIDAVMGLRVSENDEREGLDVTLHGEEGYVLSGGSTAAEELMAPAEASAPSVSTAIASPRTT, encoded by the coding sequence ATGACGCCTGCACTCGCGCTCTTCTACGCGGGCATGGTGCGTCGCAAGAACGTGCTCGCAACCTTGATGCACTCGATGGCCGCCATCCCGGTGTTGAGCCTGAAGTGGTGTCTCTTCGGTTACAGCCTTGCCTTTGGGCCCACCAAGTTCGGCCTCATTGGCGGCTTGGACTTCATCGGCCTGCGCGGCCTCGCCTCCGACGTGCACGGCACGGTGCCGACCTTGGCGTTCGTCGCCTTTCAAATGATGTTCGCCGTGATCACACCGGCGCTCATCTCGGGCGCGTTCGCCGAGCGTATGAAGTTCACCTCGTATCTGGTGTTCGTGCTTCTGTGGTCCACCTTCGTCTACGATCCGGTGGCGCACTGGGTTTGGGCGGACGGCGGGTGGCTCTTCAAGATGGGCGCGCTCGACTTCGCCGGCGGCACGGTGGTGCATCTGTCGGCGGGCGTTTCGGCGTTGGCGTGCGCCATCGTGGTCGGTAAGCGCTACGGCTACCCGCATCGCAAGCCGATGCCGCACAACTTGACGATGACCCTGACCGGCGCGGGCCTTCTCTGGTTCGGTTGGTTCGGCTTCAACGCGGGCAGCGCGCTCTCGTCGGGCGCCTTGGCGGCGCTCGCCTTCGTGACGACGCAGCTGGGTGCGGCGGGCGGCGCGGTGAGCTGGGTGCTGGTCGAGTCGCTCCACCGCGGCAAGCCCACGGCGTTGGGCGTGGCCTCGGGCCTCGTGGCGGGCCTGGTGGCCATCACGCCGGCCGCCGGCTTCGTGGCGCCTTGGGCGGCGATCCTCATCGGGCTCGCGGCGGGCGGCATCTGTTACGCGGCGGTGCTGCAGAAGGATCGCCTCGGCTACGACGACTCGCTCGATGCGTTCGGCATCCACGGCGTGGGTGGGCTCGCCGGCGCGCTCCTCACGGGCGTGTTCGCGCAAAAGAGCCTGAACGAGGCCGGTAACGACGGCGCGCTCTTCGGCAACGTGCACGTGCTGACCACGCAGTTGATCGGGTGCGGCGTCACCATGGTGTACGCGTTCGCGCTCACCTTCGGGATCCTCAAGCTGATCGACGCCGTCATGGGGCTGCGGGTCAGCGAGAACGACGAGCGCGAAGGCCTCGACGTGACCTTGCACGGCGAGGAAGGCTACGTGCTCTCCGGCGGGAGCACCGCGGCCGAGGAGCTCATGGCCCCTGCCGAAGCTTCGGCCCCCAGCGTGTCCACCGCCATCGCGAGCCCGAGGACCACATGA
- a CDS encoding porin, producing MIHAHRARTLTSRRARARSGVLSILCTLAAATASYARSAAAQEARDPNAPPPSSPASDAQGATPAPAAATSPAPADAAPAATTPATAAETPAPPAPPAESPTLKVTVGGYAEAYYSYNFNTPENGITNFRWIDNRHNTFKLQTAVLDVSAEYGAFTGHIALQAGPTATGWYADSVEARAGASGAAPLDSATWKILQQATVGWRAPIGRGLLLQAGLFLTPIGFEGPAVKDNYNWSRSNLFFALPFYHAGVRASYELTDRLTVSGMLVNGWNSATDVNDGKSGIAQVTYKIPDLLSLSVLYMGGPERAQASPEGRPFRHLFDGWAEVFVHKLVSLAVHGNAGFENGAFGTQSWKATALYARVQPLPFLYLAARGDAFFEDAPSNDSGSASSIFFGSDVYSVTGTIDLRPMDHLSFRTEYRHDSAKAPIFFKHGAAQDATGAYIANADAQDTVTVGLTGWF from the coding sequence ATGATCCACGCCCATCGGGCGCGCACGCTCACCTCCAGGCGCGCGCGCGCGCGCTCGGGGGTGCTCTCGATCCTTTGCACCTTGGCCGCGGCGACGGCGTCCTACGCACGCTCCGCGGCCGCCCAAGAGGCCAGAGATCCGAATGCCCCCCCGCCTTCATCGCCCGCTTCCGATGCGCAAGGCGCAACCCCCGCGCCCGCGGCGGCCACCTCGCCCGCGCCGGCCGACGCCGCACCCGCAGCCACCACACCGGCCACCGCGGCCGAAACACCCGCGCCGCCCGCGCCACCCGCGGAGAGCCCAACGCTCAAGGTGACGGTGGGCGGCTACGCCGAGGCGTATTACTCGTACAACTTCAACACACCGGAGAACGGCATCACCAACTTCCGGTGGATCGACAACCGCCACAACACGTTCAAGCTCCAGACCGCGGTGCTCGACGTGTCGGCGGAGTACGGCGCCTTCACGGGGCACATCGCGCTGCAAGCCGGGCCCACGGCCACCGGCTGGTACGCGGACTCGGTGGAGGCGCGCGCCGGTGCATCGGGCGCCGCGCCGCTCGACAGCGCGACGTGGAAGATCTTGCAACAGGCCACGGTGGGCTGGAGGGCGCCCATCGGGCGCGGGCTGCTCCTGCAAGCGGGGCTCTTCTTGACGCCCATTGGCTTCGAGGGCCCGGCGGTCAAAGACAACTACAACTGGTCGCGTTCGAACCTGTTCTTTGCCCTCCCCTTTTACCACGCGGGCGTTCGCGCCTCGTACGAGCTGACCGACCGCCTCACCGTCTCGGGCATGCTCGTGAACGGCTGGAACTCGGCCACCGACGTCAACGACGGCAAGTCGGGCATCGCGCAGGTCACGTACAAGATCCCCGACTTGCTCTCGCTCTCGGTGCTCTACATGGGCGGGCCGGAGCGGGCGCAAGCGAGCCCCGAGGGCCGGCCTTTTCGGCACTTGTTCGATGGGTGGGCCGAGGTCTTCGTGCACAAGCTGGTGTCGCTCGCGGTGCACGGCAACGCCGGCTTCGAGAACGGCGCGTTCGGCACCCAATCGTGGAAGGCGACCGCGCTCTACGCGCGCGTGCAGCCCCTACCCTTCTTGTACCTGGCGGCGCGCGGCGATGCGTTCTTCGAGGACGCGCCTTCGAATGACAGCGGCAGCGCCTCGTCCATCTTCTTTGGGAGCGACGTGTACTCGGTGACGGGCACCATCGATCTGCGGCCGATGGATCACCTGTCGTTCCGAACCGAGTACCGTCACGATTCCGCGAAGGCGCCCATCTTCTTCAAGCACGGCGCGGCGCAAGACGCGACGGGGGCGTACATCGCCAACGCCGACGCCCAAGACACGGTCACCGTGGGCCTGACGGGCTGGTTCTAG